ATAGACGTACAGAGGCCCAGTATGCCATTATGAACTATATATACTTCGATTTTTATAATGATCATCTTCTGTACGTGGGGGACTTTATCCCAGAAGCTCAGCCTAGTCAAGATTTTACAATTTGTGCAAATGTCATAGTGTGGGATGCATGGGAATCAAAGGTCAGACACATTTTCAATGTTACTTTAATCTCCTGACTTATACGGTGTACTCTCCATTATTGACAGGTGCAACTGGGTGGGAAAATGGCTAGCCCTGGTTCTGTTTCACTTGTCATAAGTTCATACATGTCTCCCCTGTTTTCTCTGTAGCAatcctctttattatttcttacatcaGTATagtactttattatatttatacaatcTACATTGTAAAACACACAGAGAAAATTtgttgcatatatacatatatgtaaatttatgtcTATGTATTCACACAGATATCTACAAATATAATATGTAGTTCAACAAATCTTCAATTTTTTAGATACCATTTCATATTCTCCTTCTTTGCTATTTCCAAAGCAGGCATGAAtatactttaatttatatttgttttcaagttatataggaaagaaagaaaaaaacctttaacTTGTACACAGCATAACATAGAGGATTCAACATATAACCACGACTTTCCATTTTAcattgcttccttttttcctaaaagatgtatctatctatctatctatctatctatctatctatctatctatctatctatctgtctatctatctgtctgtgtgtgtgtgtgtgtgtgtgtgtgtgtgtgtgtgtgtaaaatgaaaGTATCCATGTTCTGTCTGTCTTTGGAGCTAAATTGTTTATACTTGCATCTTTCCTTTGTTATTGATTTTAGCAGTTATAGCACACAAAATGACTTAGACGTCAAAAGTGTTCTTGGAAAACCATTGCTATCACTGTGAACAATGTTTTCTTAATTAAACTCACTTTACTGTTTGTTATTTCATACAactttttccctgtttttctgaaatcagccaggTCACCATGTCTAATAGCACACCACTATTCTCTCACTATTATATACACCACATCTTGTTtagtcacagtggatagagcatctacCCTAGagccaagaggacctgagtttacaTCCAGTCTGAGACACCGAACACTGCCCAGATGtttgaccttgagcaagtaacttaatcccaattcacacaaacacacaaacccACTCACACACAAACCCACTCACAACAAAGTAAGaacaaagtttattggaattatcttttatcatctcattgttgaaatgaacCAAGTCCATTGAGGAATatatttctaggtcattaaaattcaCATTGCTTTGGGAACAGCACATGCAATATAATGGTCCTGCCCAAGGAGAAGCTTCAGGGTCTTGTTGAGATCTGTCCCACATCTATGACTGAGACTGGGCAAGTCAACTTCTCTGTAATTAGCCAACATATGGACTATCTTACAAATGTCCTGCATGTGAAATGCCTTTTTGTGAATGGTTCAGTAGGAGAAGGTTTGTCACTGAGTGGTGCAGAAGAGTGGGTGACAAATGGAAAGAGTAAGTTGGATCATATGATCATTCCTATACACTCCTAATTATGTATCTGTGGAGGTGGTTCTCAAAACCAGAATGGCGAAAACAGCTGCATTTTTCTTCACAAACATAAATgtcaattaaaaatgtttattccagTCTCCTGTCACCATCTTAGGTTCCCTCTGCGGTATGTAGTGCCAGTTGTCCTGCTGGATTCAGGAAGTTGCCTTTGGAGGGGAAGCCTCCTTGTTGCTTCAGCTGCTCCCCATGTTCAGAAGGAGAAATCTCCAGGCATATGGGTGAGTTACTGAAAGGAGCTCACTTCACACAGCCTCTGAGAGTGAAAAAAAACTAAGAGCATATGCTTTCGTCTCAATTTTGAAGAAATGTCACAGTCTCTGTAAATGATTATATGAGTCAGAGAAAGAGCAAAAGTTAAGAACTTCTCCAATAAGATAAAGGGTGAAAACAAGGATTCCCATTCTCACCAATATTATGAAtctttgtactagaaatgttaccTTTAGGAATAAGAGGCCAAAGTGAATTTGAAGCAATTAATGTATGCAATGAAAAAcctaatatcactctttgcaggagaTATGGTATGTttacaaactccttgaaaatcaACAACAACTACTTGAAACAGTTAACATTTTCAACACAATTGGTGAATATAACACAAACCCACATTTATCACTGCCATTTGTATGTTACCAAAAAAGGCCAGGAacaagaggcagaaagagaaatcCCAGGTAAGTGTAAACAAGACAAAATATGTGCAAATCAACTTGCCAAGTCCCAGCCAGGAACTGTACAAACACAATGATATGGTAATTTTTCTGAGtgcaaaatgagaaagataatatGTAGGAGAAATTATTCATCATCTTATTTCTTTGATGAACGGCAATCACTTACCCTTTACTCCTAGATAGTGTGTCATGGATATACACAAaggtaaagattaaaaacaatatatacaagtGTCtctacattcatatatatatatatatatatatatatatatatatttaagtaaaaATATAAGGGTACATATTTATGAATgcacatatttataattatatatgtttatagataagGGAGTGAGAGATGTCTTtgcaagaaaaaaagggagaaacagaTACAACGATGctgagagacaaaggcagagatagagttagaaagaaatgaatagagagacagaaatagaaacagagatattGAAATGGAGAAGGCAAAAGTAAAGAAAGTTACCTGATGGGGGAGTTGTATTATAGATTGAAGACTTTTCTCTAACTTGTGGATGTGGTTTCAATGGAAAATTTACTCAACATTGACCAAGAGCTAAAAACTATCAGGGTCTTCAGAGATCATGCTTCATGTCCCATATGAGACCCAGAGCAATTAGTTTTCTCTGTAAGCACCATAGGAACCATCCAAATGCTACTAGCCCTTTCTACTGATGATCCAATATTGCCTTTCCACATTTCATTCTTCTAATGCTTTATGGTATTGAACAAAAAGTCAGGCATAGTGAGGAATGCTAAACAAATTGGCCTTTTCCCCTGACATTTTAATCAACACAGTTAAAAGCAGGGATAGACTgggactggatctgtgatttgtGGTTAGAGGGAACTCCTGCAGCAGGAACAATCTCTACCTAAGAAGGTCAGGCATTTAGCTGGGCCTTGATTTCTGGGCCCACATTGTGGAGCAGAGTGACTTCCACAGTATTAAAAGTGCATCTGCCTCTTCATGGCCATCACCTGTTTTCATCACATTGCACATGGAGTGACATCAGATAATGAATCAGCTCAGGAGGTTAAGAAATGAGACATGGGATAAGGAAATCACCACGTGGGTCACAGGCTTGTGGAGTCAACACTGCATCACAAGCTCAAAGCAGAATGGATGCGGCCATGGCTTATTCAATAGTATTGCATTTGAGCCTGGCCTTACGTGGTTTTGAATCCAAGAGAGAAGGCAAAAGAGGAAAGCAGAGAAAAGGCTGCTTCTATGAGAAGATCCTACAATTTGTACAAAGTACAAAATTTAGGCCCTCCCTTAAGCTCATCTGCTGCCTACTCATGGGTCACACTATGGGTCTACCCTGCAATGAGGGCAAACTCTTGATTTATTGATGAGAAGGATGAGGATGATGGtggtaaaaattataaaaaccatGTAAATAGAGGCTCAATTTTGTACTACatgttttctctcatttgatgCTTATAATAACCTTATAAAGATGGTGtgattattatccttatttcactgaaaggaaaacaaaggcaGACCAAAGGATATTAATTACCTAGAGTCACATAATAACTGTGTTTCTGAGGCAGGATATAAACTctgattttcttgacttcaagtcctaTTCATTCTCAAGTAGTCATGTTCTCACTGATAATGCAGAGTAAAATTGAAACAGCTGATGGCAACTTGTGACATAGCTAGCATGTCTCTTGGGGTTTTCACTGCAGATGTATTGGGGCAATAAAAGATTTGTGAAGATCTTAGAAAACAGGAAGActcaataaggagaaaaaaataatttttaggcaACAGAGCTAGAAATAAAGGGTCTAGTGTCACTGAAGCAGTCCAGATGGTAATTTCAGGTTTCATGGATCTGAAATCTAGGGTTTGAAAAAGGTCAATCCAATATTCcaaatactattgaaaatgaGGATccaaaaagaatttttctttaaagtaatTGATAAAATGAAGGTATTAATGGGTTATCATTTTCCCTATTGAATATATCCTGGGAAGGCttcatttcataaaattaacacttccaaaacaaaagaaacaggtTTTCTATAAGAAACTTGCCAGCTATTTAATAAGTCATTAATCAGTTGATCAATAGTTACTTAGTATGAGAAGAACTTGGTCATAAATAAAGGGCTAGAGTGATAATAAGAATTGAATCCTTCATTCAAGGAGCTTCTATACCAACAGAGACAAGAATACACGCACTGTATCTGCCaaggaaatgtttaaaatccATATCAATTGGTTGTGGAAAGGTGTAAACTGGGAGCTGGAAAGAGTGAGGAAGTATTGATACAGGCAGCTCTTCAACTTGAGTTGTTGCCCGACACTACACAGTAGTCTGGATATTTGATACTGAAGGGCTCCACTGTCTAAGCTTACTGTCCTTAGTGATTAGGTTAAGAAGAAAAGGTGACATCACttacaaaaaaggaataaaaagaaccTGAAAGAAAGCCAGCCAGAGATCAAGGACATGGATAGATTTGATCTGGCCAGTATACCAAGTGAATTAGCAGTGACTGTGTCATCAGTAAAGAGAGAATGGGGTTTTGCATCCTATAGAAGTAGAAGGACTTGCTGAAGCTCTCCTGACTATTTCCTGCAGTGGGAATGTAGAGAAATgttttaatctaaattttaagTCCTTGTTTGTCTCCTGCAGATGCTGAGCAGTGTAAGAAGTGCCCAGAGGATGAATATCCCAATGAGCAGAGAGATCACTGCCTCCCCAAGACTGTGACCTTCCTGGATGTGAATGAACCTTGGGGGAAGGCAGTGACAGCTGTAGCTCTTTCATTCTCATTCTTCACTGCCCTGGTTCTGTGGGTCTTTGTGAAATTCCAAGACACTTCCATAGTCCAAGCCAATAACAGGAACATCAGCTACTTGCTCCTCACCTCCCTTTCCTCCTGCTTCCTCTGTTCCTTGCTCTTTGTGGGCCGTCCCACCACTGCTTCCTGCCTTTTCCGACAAACAGTCTTTGCAGTTGTGTTCACAGTGGCTGTTTCCTCCATTTTGGCCAAAACCGTCATAGTGGTTCTGGCTTTCAGGGTTACAGGGCTAGGGAGCAGGATGCGGATATTCCTTCATCCTAGAGTGCCCTACTGTGTTGTTCTCATCTGCTCTGGAATTCAAGGACTTTTCTGTGCCATCTGGTTGGGGACCTGTCCCCCCTTTCCAGAAGCAGACACACACTCTGAATCCAGGCACATCATCCTCACATGTAATGAGGGCTCCGCCTTTGCATTTTACTGTGTCCTGGGCTACATGGGCTTTCTGGCCCTGGGCAGCTTCACCATAGCCTTCCTGGCCAGGAACCTGCCTGATGCCTTCAATGaagccaagttcatcacttt
This sequence is a window from Sminthopsis crassicaudata isolate SCR6 chromosome 1, ASM4859323v1, whole genome shotgun sequence. Protein-coding genes within it:
- the LOC141555089 gene encoding vomeronasal type-2 receptor 26-like; amino-acid sequence: MGPKLGERASTLGTQLARDLNAIAEERDLVVSSRIKLHSYLKNIQFKNVVGEQVFVDENRRTEAQCNWVPSAVCSASCPAGFRKLPLEGKPPCCFSCSPCSEGEISRHMDAEQCKKCPEDEYPNEQRDHCLPKTVTFLDVNEPWGKAVTAVALSFSFFTALVLWVFVKFQDTSIVQANNRNISYLLLTSLSSCFLCSLLFVGRPTTASCLFRQTVFAVVFTVAVSSILAKTVIVVLAFRVTGLGSRMRIFLHPRVPYCVVLICSGIQGLFCAIWLGTCPPFPEADTHSESRHIILTCNEGSAFAFYCVLGYMGFLALGSFTIAFLARNLPDAFNEAKFITFSMLVFCSVWISFLPTYQSSKGKAVMIVEIFSILASSAGLLGCIFIPKCLVILLTSWENNTKQNKNQRSSRRKNYFF